Below is a genomic region from Virgibacillus dokdonensis.
AACAGTGCAAGACCAATGAGTACTTGATTTGGTGGCATTTGCTGTGTCGCTAATGATGTTCGAACAAACGACAGTACAATAACAATTCTTGTAAAACTCGTCATTAAAATTAAAATACTTGGCGCCAATGTTAGAACTGTTAATAATAAAACTAACTTTATGGAAGTGGACACATTTTCAGGATCAGAACTCGAGAACATATCAATAAATTCATTCATTACGATCTTCCTTCTGTGCAAACTGCTGTATTAATTGGTTGCGATTTTGCTTTAACTTGTCCAATTCCCTTGTAAATTGCCGTTTGAAATTCGTTTGATCATTTGTTTTCATATTTTTTGATCCATGATTAAATTTTTGCAAAAACTTTGGAAGAGTAGCTGTTTCATAAGCTACACCCTCCTTTCGTAAGTCATCAATAACAGACTCATCCGTTATTTCCTGAAGCAGCTCAACATTATCTCCTACACCGATTAAATAATACTTTTTCCCTAGGCGAACAATTTGCAATGATTTATTCTGTCCTACAGATATACCTGCAATGTTCTCTAATGCTTTCGCTTGGTTAAATAATGCATTTTTTCGTTTCAAAAACAAAAGCAAGAGATAGATCAAACCGAGAATAAGCAATAAAGCAATGATTAACTTCACAAAGCTTAGCCATAGTGGATCTGCATCTGTTTCTTTATTCAATAATGCCGTCTTATCTTCATTATTTTCCTTCTCTGCTGCATTTGTTTCTGTAGATTCGCAGTCTGCTTCGTCATTGATACAATCATTAACAGATTTAGGAGCAGCCGCTACATCTAATTCCGTTACAAACAGAAATAGGAACAAGCTTAACAAACTAAATATAACCGTTAATTTCTTCACACACATTCACTCACTTTTAGCTTAAAGCTTTCTGAATTGCTTCAATAACGCGATCCGCTTGGAACGGTTTTACAATAAAATCCTTTGCTCCTGCTTGAATGGCGTCAATAACCATTGCTTGCTGTCCCATCGCGGAACACATAATGATTTTTGCTTGTGGATCAACGGCTAATATTTCGTTTAATGCCGTAATCCCATCTTTTTCTGGCATTGTAATATCCATTGTTATTAAATCAGGGTTTAATTCATTATATTTTTCAACAGCTTGTACGCCATCTTGTGCTTCACCAACAACTTCATATCCATTTTTCGTTAGAATATCCTTAATCATCATTCGCATAAACGCTGCGTCATCTACTATTAAAATACGATTGCCCATAAAGCAAAACCTCCCACTATATTTTGTTCACTTACTTCAGTTTGTTTAATCGATCGGATTGACTCAAAATGTCCGTTACACGAACACCAAAATTTTCATCAATGACAACTACTTCTCCAGTTGCAATCCGTTTTTCATTTACTAAAATATCTACCGGTTCACCTGCTAATTTATCTAACTCTACAATAGAACCTTGTGATAAATCTAAGATATCTTTAATCGTACGCTTCGTTCTACCAAGCTCCACCGTTACTTTTAAAGGAACATCCAAAAGCATATCTAAATTACGTTGTTCTGTTCGGTTTAAAGTCACGGGCTCAAATGAAGAAAATTCTGCTTGTTGCACATTAGATTGCTCCGTTGCTGGGTGATGATTCCCTATAAATTGTTTTGTATCCTTAGCATGAGAGTGATTCTTTTCGGGTTCCAAGTAATTATCATTATATTCTTTATGACTCGCTGGTTCTTCCATAACTGTCGATGCTACCTCTTCTTCGCTTGGTTCGCTAGAAACTAATTGGTCTACTAATTCTTTTGCGAAATGAATTGGCATTAATTGAAAGAGTGTAGAATCAATAAGATCACCAACTTTTAATTGGAAAGTTACTTTAACAAAAGGATCGTCTCCTAAAGTCTTTTCAGATTCTTTTTCCGGATCTTCTAAATGGATCGTCGGCGGAGAAATGTCTACACGTTTATTGAATACCGTAGACATGCTTGTAGCAGCAGCGCCCATCATCTGATTCATTGCTTCCTGCACAGCACTTAAATGAATTTCATTTAATTCTTCTGATGGGTTTCTGCCATCTCCTCCTAGCATAATATCAGATATAATAGCTGCATCTTCGGCTTTTATAACAAATACATTCTTCCCAGAAAAACCTTCTAAATAGTTTACTTGGACACTTACTGGTTCAAAGGTGAAATTTTTCAACTCCTCCTGAGCTATAACAGAAACTTCAGGTGTCGTAATTTCAACTTTTTCTTTTAATAATGTAGATAAAGTTGTAGCAGAGCTACCA
It encodes:
- a CDS encoding flagellar biosynthetic protein FliO encodes the protein MKKLTVIFSLLSLFLFLFVTELDVAAAPKSVNDCINDEADCESTETNAAEKENNEDKTALLNKETDADPLWLSFVKLIIALLLILGLIYLLLLFLKRKNALFNQAKALENIAGISVGQNKSLQIVRLGKKYYLIGVGDNVELLQEITDESVIDDLRKEGVAYETATLPKFLQKFNHGSKNMKTNDQTNFKRQFTRELDKLKQNRNQLIQQFAQKEDRNE
- a CDS encoding response regulator, translated to MGNRILIVDDAAFMRMMIKDILTKNGYEVVGEAQDGVQAVEKYNELNPDLITMDITMPEKDGITALNEILAVDPQAKIIMCSAMGQQAMVIDAIQAGAKDFIVKPFQADRVIEAIQKALS
- the fliY gene encoding flagellar motor switch phosphatase FliY — protein: MGNDGKLSQDEIDALLDVSSTEDDDNSSSITNDFLSTMEIDTLGEIGNISFGSSATTLSTLLKEKVEITTPEVSVIAQEELKNFTFEPVSVQVNYLEGFSGKNVFVIKAEDAAIISDIMLGGDGRNPSEELNEIHLSAVQEAMNQMMGAAATSMSTVFNKRVDISPPTIHLEDPEKESEKTLGDDPFVKVTFQLKVGDLIDSTLFQLMPIHFAKELVDQLVSSEPSEEEVASTVMEEPASHKEYNDNYLEPEKNHSHAKDTKQFIGNHHPATEQSNVQQAEFSSFEPVTLNRTEQRNLDMLLDVPLKVTVELGRTKRTIKDILDLSQGSIVELDKLAGEPVDILVNEKRIATGEVVVIDENFGVRVTDILSQSDRLNKLK